The sequence gggccagattctcgtaggagcacgtaactttgtgcgggcgtaacgtatctgatttaccctacgcctccgcaacttagacgggcaagtgcagtattcttaaagcacttgctccgtaagttgcggcggcgtaacgtaaatcggctggcgtaagcccgcctaattcaaattgtgaagaggtgggcgtgtgttatgtaaattatccatgacccgacgtgattgacgcttttcacttacggcgcatgtgccgtccgtggaatatgccagtgtgctttgcgtcaaagtacgccgcaaggacgtattggtttcgacgtgaacgtaaatgacgtccagccccatttacggacgacttacgcaaacaacgtaaacatttcaaatttcgtcgggggaacgacggccatacttaactaacacttacgccaccatatagcaggggtaactttacgctgggaaaagcccaacgtaaacggcgtaactttactgcgtcggccgggcgtacgttcgtgaattcgcgtatcaagctgatttacatatttcgatgcgtaaatcagcgtacacgcccctagcagccagcgtaaatatgcagttacgatccgacggcgtaagagactcacgcctgtcagatctaatagacatctatgcgtaactgattctaagaatcaggcgcatagatacgatctggagatacgccgtcgtatctcttttgagaatccgggccactgtgtttttttttcaaaattgtcgctcttcttttgtttatagcgcaaaaaataaaaaccggagaggtgatcaaatgccaccaaaagacatctctatttgtgggaaaaaaagggtgtcaattttgtttgggagccacgtcgcacgaccgcgcaattgtcattcaaagtgcgacagcgctgaaaactaaaaattggtcggggctggaagggggtgaaaatgccctgtatggaagtggtaaaaagacttttttttcctttcagaaatgacactttgtgcagggacagttctatgtacgggaaacatgcgctattttacaggcatactttacaccccccctaggtacgaaatttaaaggaatatttcacttttattgtttcacttttagcattattaaattcactgctcccgaaaaacagccgtttttaaaacttttttttgcattgatacatgtttcctggggcaggacccgggtccccaaacactcccctggggcaggacccgggtccccaaacactcccctggggcaggacccgggtccccaaacactccccctggggcaggacccggggccccaaacactcccctggggcaggacccggggccccaaacactcccctggggcaggacccgggtccccaaacactcccctggggcaggacccgggtccccaaacactcccctggggcaggacccgggtccccaaacactcccctggggcaggacccgggtccgcaaacactttttaggacaataacttgcatattagcctttaaaattaacactttagatttcaaatattcgagtcccatagactttaacggggttctaaagttcacacggacatttggtgtgttcgcaagttctgatgcgaactgaacaggggggtgttcggctcatccctaatctccgGGGGGGGAAGGGGATGAAACTTCCAGTTTCGGGACTTTCTAGGACACcaaatttattttatacaattaTTCGTATCGGAGAAAGTTCTGATGCATTTATAAAATGGTAGAACTGTTACCAGGAATTATTTCCGATGAGAACATTATTGCCTAGATGCCGAAGAgggtttaaaaaatgtaaagaccTTGCCCGCCCGTAGAAAGTACagaggaacctcggattacgagtagggatgagcccaacacccccctgttcggttcgcaccagaacctgcgaacaccccaaacattcgtgtgaactttagaacccagttaaagtctatgggactcgaacgtttgaaatctaaagtactaattttaaaggctaatatgcaagttattgtcctaaaaagtgtttggggacccgggtcctgtcccaggggagtgtttggggacccgggtcctgtcccaggggagtgtttggggacccgggtcctgccccaggctgttttttcgggagcagtgattttaataatgcttaaagtgaaacaataaaagtgaaatattcctttaaatttcgtacctagggggggtgtaaagtcagcatgtgaaatatcgcatgtttcccgcacttagaactgtccctgcacaaagtgtcatttctgaaagaaaaaaaagtcatttaaaaccggacttgcggctataatgaattgtcggctctcggcaattcagagaggattcattcataaaaagtcaaaaaaagcgtgggggtccccccaaattcaattaccatgcccttcaggtctgggatggatattatggggaaccccgccgtcaatttaaaataaaaattatgcggggttcccccaaatatccattccagacccttcaggtctggtgtggattttaaggggaactccaccccaaataaaaaaaaaatggcgtggagttcccccaaaaatccacaccagaccccttatccgagcacgcaacctggccggccgcagaaaataggggggacagagtgcgcatcccaaggtcctcatccccacaaccatgggcggtggttgtgggggtctgcgggcggggggcatatcagaatctggaagacccttttaacaaaggggacccccagatcttggcccccccatgtgaattggtaatggagtacactgtacccctaccatttcacgaaggaaatgtaaatagttaaaaaaacacacacaccgtagaaaaaaagtcctttattaataaaaaataaaaaaaataaatccagcggtggtaatccactctcggtcccggatttctgctccaacgttgtctgtatccagcgacgggtgatcacctctccggtccagcgatgagaagatcttccgggatcCAGATCGCAGCGtcgcccgcctcctctctccgccggacacagcccggcgaatgatgccgctgaagctgtgacatttcttttattggtgaggcggggccacccgtcacgtgacctcgtccccctctgacgcaccctctgctacgtcactggggaaaccTGGCTtccccccgcctcaccaataaaagaaatgtcacagcttcagcggcatcattcgccgggctgtgtccagcggagagaggcggccggcgatgctgcgctctggatcccggaaaatcttctcatcgctggaccggagatcaccgactgtcgctggatacagacaacattggagcaggaagccgggaccgagtagatcatcaccgctggattttttttattttttttattaataaaggacttttttctacggtgcgtgtgtgtgttttttacaactatttacacttccttcatgaaatgataggggtacattgtaccccatttCCAATTCACATAGGGTTGGGGCAGGATTTGAGGGTCcccttaaaggggtcttccagattctgataagcccccccgcctgcagacccccccaaccaccgggcaagggttgtggggatgaggcccttgtccccatcaacatggggacatcctccccatgttgagggcatgtggcctggtacggttcaggagagggggggccgcactctgtccccccctcttttctgcggccggccatgttacgtgctcggataaggggtctggtgtggatttttgggggaactctacgccattttttttaaaaatttgggatggagttccccttaatatccattccagacctgaagggcctagtaatggaatttggggggacccccacgcttttttttttttttttatgaatgaattctctctgagccgacaattcattatagccgcaagtccggttttaaaagacaatttttcttttcagaaatgacactttgtgcagggacagttctatgtacgggaaacatgcgctatttcacatgctgactttacaccccccctaggtacgaaatttaaaggaatatttcacttttattgtttcacttttatcattattaaaatcactgctcccgaaaaaacgtaagtttttaaaacttttttttgcattgatacatgtcccatgggacaggacccgggtccccaaacactcccctggggcaggacccgggtccccaaaccctttttaggacaataacttgcatattagcctttaaaattaacactttagatttctctcatagactttaacagggtgttccgcggctttacgaatttgccgcgaacaccccaaattgttcgttgttcggctgaacaggcgaacaggcaatgttcgactcgaactcaaagctcatccctaaatacgagaataatccgttccaggagaatgctcataatccaaagtactcgcatatcaaagcgagtttccccattgaggtcaatggaaactaaaataatttgttccgcattgacttcaatgtcatgcaataccgcatgttgcCAGAGGCAAGGGGGGGGTGTCGGAAAGCCTCGAAAATGGCCGAAAAGGACACttcagctgacctcggcaaacctcggaaagacttcctacctgagttttgccaaggtcagccgcgCTTAACcgtcgttaaccgcgttactcgcaatccgaggttccacataAACCCCTCAGAAATGGAATTACTTGGTCCAAGTTAAGAGGATGGTTCTCCTATGAGAGACTAGGGAAGGCCAGTGGTATGAAACCCTCAGGAGTGAAATTACTTTGCCCAGGTTCAGAGGACAGTTCTCCCACAAGAAACTAGGCAAGGCCAGAGGTATGAACCCTTTAGGAGCGCAATTACTTGTCCCAAGTTCAGAGGATGGTTCTCCTATGAGAGACTAGGGAGGGTCAGAGGTATGAACCCCTCAGGAGAGGAACTACTTGTCCTAGCTATCTCAATAGTACACAGTCACCAGATTCTTGTAGTagagtcagggctttttttcagggggaactcagttccaccacctctggctcagaccctttggtgcctgctcaccacaatcacttgtaaacacagaagtctggtttctgtgtttacaagtgacagctttgtaaccccctgaactctgcactctgtatgaaatgcaattctggtatttaatgcccctttaagtcccttctactgtttgtgaaatctgaacaggtcgtggttgagttcctgcacctattttctgagaaaaaaagctctgagtaGAGTAGTACTCACAAGGCCAGGAGAGCAGCTGTGCCCGATTCGGCTTCCTCCAGGTACCTTATAGTGAGGCTGCGCAGACTGGATCCATAGGGGAAGGTTCTTCTTTGAGAGACTAGGGAAGGTCAGAGGTATGAACTCCTTAGGAGAGGAATTACTTGGCCCAAGTTCAGAGGGTGATTCTCCCACGAGAGACTAGGGAGGGTCAGAGGTATGAACCCCTCAGGAGAGGAACTACTTGTCCTAGCTATCCCAATAGTACACAGTCACCAGATTCTTGTAATAGAGTAGAACTCACAAGGCCAGGAGAGCAGCTGTGCCGAATTCGGCTTCCTCCGGGTACCTTatagtgaggctgcatggacTGGATCCATAGGGGAAGCCTTGCAGTGTCAGAGAAACTTTCAGgtgtggccccccaccccagtccTGCCACAGCCAGGACCTCAATGAACAAGAGTTTGGATGAGTGGAACGACTTAGGGAGGTAGCCACCCCCACCCTGACATGTGGAATCCCTTGAACAGAAAGACCCCTGCTCTTTTTCCCCCAATAACCCAGCAACTTAACCAGGAGGGTTTTACAAATTTTATTCTAGCAaagaatttttttcacaaatacaaATGGTTCTAATAATCCATCTGGAAATCTTTAATTctgtgaatctaaaatatatccaCAAAAGTAGAAATGAATGTCGTTAAAATTAAAAAGGGAAACCAAAACTATTATTTTTCTCCCCGCCCCTCGGTCTCGGATGGAGCCTTCAGACTCTTTCAGTGTAAAATTCCAGTCCAGAGTTTGTGGTTTTTCCCTGTGATTGGAAATATTTGCTTCGGTGGAAAACTCACTTGGCCTTAGTTGGGCTGAAAACAAAAACAGACATTGAATCATAAAAACTACTATGGGGTGGACCAATAACATTTCAGTCCTTTAGAATTTTCACtgttaactctaatgccgcgtacacacggtcgtttttcggcatgaaaaaaaacaaagtttttccaacttcatcattaaaacggcgttgcccacacaccatcgtttttgaaaaatgatgaacaaagcgcggtgacgtacaacggcactataaaggggaagttctattcgcattggggctgcttttagctgattccttgttagtaaaagacgatttgcgcttttctgtctgttacagtgcgataaatgtgcttactccattatgaatggtagttttaccagaacgatcgctcccgtctcataacttgcttctgagcatgcgcaggttttttacgtcgtttttgcccacacacggtcattttttacaacccgaaaaacgacatgaaaaaatgaagcatgttcgaatttttttttggtcgtttttcagaagccgaaaaacaatgtgaagcccacacaccatcattttaaatgacgtttttaaaaatgtcggtttttttttcatgccgaaagatgatcgtatgtacgcggcatcagtcttagTCACTCCCTGACCGAGAGTCACACGACAAGAGTCCTGTGCTTCAGTCATTCcaatcagggctgccatcagggggggtacagccGGTACACAAGTAAGGGGCCCAGGCTTTCGAGGGGCCCGGACCAAGGGTCACAACCCGGGCCATCTTTAACACATGGCAGCTGTCGTCAGAGTGGACCATCTACCAGGATGGAGAGGAGGGTGTAGAGGTGGGAAGATCCCACGAGTGTGTGGGTTGTGGCCCGCTATCAGGCAGGCTCCTGGCTAATACTATGGTGTGTGCCAGCCAGTTGGTGGCAGTGGAGGGCcccacggaggagaaggaaatcaGGCTGTCCCCACCCATCCCGCTCCCCCTTTTATccatctgtccctctcctgtcatGTGCGCTTCTCTTGTGTCACTTCACCCTCCTGCCCCCCTGATAAcacactgccccccacctgtcccACTTCCCCCCTCCTGTGGTAGGAAGAGAtgggacaggaggaggagggcatgggATGGATGAGATGGGACAGTGGGAGGaaagggatggaggagatgggattacaggaggaggaggaggacatgggatggatgaggacatgggatggatgtGATGGGACAGTGGGAGGaaagggatggaggagatgggacagaAGGAGGATGTGGGAAGAAAGGGATGGAACTGGAGTAGGATTACATGGGATGGAGGGGATGGAATTACAGGAGgacgaggaggacatgggatggagaagGAGGAGCACATGGTATGGGCCTTAGTGGGATGGCCAGTGGGCAAATATGGTGGGGCAGCCAGTGAgtggggccccaaaatttctgatggctgccctgattcCAATGCAGAGTCCAGATGATTGTCTCACCATCGGTTAGCGGGACATAGTCTTGTTCTTCCGGGATTTGGTGAAGCTTCTTCTGATTTCTTTCACCCCCAATCCATAGACAAAGGCATTTAGAGAAACTGGGGTCATGTGGTAGATGGCACTAATGATGTTCTGAACATCAGGTGTCATGTGTGTCTGGACTCTCGGTATAACAGATGATATTAGTGCAGTAAGGTAAATAATCATGGCCACCGTAAGGTGGGCACCACACGTGTTCAAGGCTTTACGACGAGCTTTCCCAACAGCGATCTTCAAGGCTGTGTAAAGAATGCAGGAGTAAGACAGTAGAATAAGGCTGACGTCAGTCACCGTGACCAGGATTCGGACCATGAGGCCCACAGCTTGCGGTTTGGAGGTATCTCCACAGGCAAGACTTAGAAGCCCCGCGTTCTCACAGACGAAATTCAGAATGATGTTGGACCTACAGAAGCGGACGCTAGCGGTCAGTATAACCATTGGAGAAATAAAGAGGGTACTCCTCGCGATCCCAGCGACAGACAACTGGACCAGAAAACTTGAGGTCATGATATCGTTGTATCTTAATGGTCTACAGACGGCTATGAACCTGTCCAGGGCCATTGACAGCATAACGCCAGACTCAAAAAGAGACatgaaggaaatgtaaaaaatctgaATGAGGCAGCCAGCCAGAGTTATCTGGTTCCAATCAAATGTCAAACCAACCAGAAATTTCGGCAGGATGGAGGCCGTGTAAGTAACATTAATGGTCAAAAGAAGGGATATAAGGAAGTACATGGGGGAGTGGAGACTCGGTATAACAAAGATCCGATGGATGACGAAGAGGTTAGCCACCatgattattatatatattacagtaaatGGAATTATTAACAATTTCCTGTTTTTTATAAAGCCGGGAAACCCAAAGAGGACAAACTCTGTGTGGGAAGTGATGGTCTCATTTGTGGTCACTCCTTCCATGGTGGAAAAAACAAAGTCTTCAAATCAAGAACTGTGTCTGAAGGAAACAGAAATACAGAGATATGAAATGAAATgtataaattaaacattttttagctAATTAATGGTTAATAAGTCTGAGTGAGACTAGATTCCCCCCCAACCGCCCCAACTGGCTCATGACAGTTTGTCATGTTCTCTGCCAATCACATACCAGTGTCTAATTCCAACCTCCCATGGATAAATTCCCCAATAGGGATAAGATAAATGtatctggctttggtttgaaccAGGTTCAGAAAACATCGAAACGTGCCTCAAACCGAAATCTGGATACATTCCTTTGATAAGGGTTTGCTATGGATGTCAAGAGGGACTCCACATTGAAAGGAGCAAAAATCAATGGCATGGCCCACCCCTTAAATCCCATAACAGATCCTTTGGGTTTGGTATTAAGTTTCAAAGGGGACACAAtgcaacaaaacaagaaaaaaaaagtatgaggtcccccccaaaaatccatacaagacccttatccgTGCACACATTCTGGCTGGCAAGGAAAGAATGTAGATGAGTATGTGCCCCCCGCCCCCTCCCGAATCATACCAGGCTGTACACACCTAATATAGTGGGGGGATATTGATGACGATaaggtggttttgggggtctgcaaGCATGGAGGCCTTGAGAATCTGGAagactcctttaacaaaggataaCAAACCATGACACCAGCTTGTTCTCAGTTCGCCATCACAGCCATCATTGCTTTTTCAAGCTTTTCACGGCTCCTTTAAtctcacaaacaggaagtgatcactCCACCAGTTAATCACCTCCCCCATTGAAGTGGTCATCACAGGATGTCCTCTCCACATAGCAAGCACCATATAAAGGCATCCCTCCAACAGGATTGTCCTgtacaatgaatacaatacaatgaatagaatacatacaatgctgactaaagtcttatgggcgtgtctgggcagggaaTGTATGTATGCCTTCCCTGACTCCAAAAACGATCACAAGCTCTCAGATTATCGCTGATAGAATCCCTAATCTGctccattccatagaataatgcatatccagattataccattattgtaggtggaatggaggctatctacaggcgtgcGCTACGAATCCCAACCCATGCTGATTAGACACAGCtgagataagagcgcacatctgccTATAACCACTAATGTCcttgcggagtgagcgcatcccctcctcatCGATCGTccgtgctaaatgcacagagggcccctcgtcgGCGGACATATCCCCACGAAGCAAACATCACATTCCAACCTCAAGATATTTTCTagtaccagacgagattcaaccagtctcagactgcctcagtcattatgacaatacatattaaataccgtatttatcggggtatagcgcgcgccggcgtataatgcgcaccctGAGTTTataagggaagtttaaggaaaaaacgtacattttggatgtcttgcccggcgtccctcagcggccttgtccggcgtccgtctgcggccttgcgcggggtccgtccagcattgtcagtgtccgtctgctgtcttgcccatcgtccattggcggccttgtccggcgtccgtctgtttgagtttggcgccttggtcgagctgtgcagagccggatttccggtgtattcggcttctctcggctcctctcgagtGGCTGCGAgtggagccgagcatggccgagcctagccgagttcccagtacactcggctcggtctttgtcggtgGCGCTCTGAGACAGCCGACAAAGACAGGATCagcgtataacgtgcacccacgatttccccctgattttagggggaaaaaagtgtgcgttatacgccgataaatacggtacatctttaaatttccacaacatggtacagctagcacatggttaggcctGACTCCGGTTCCAGCCCCTTTAGTGTATCAACAAGCCTTATGTGCATATTCAACTCTTAGGTATCCCTACCCACCCCTGGGTTGGAGACCAATGTGTACACTACAATCAATGACGATTAAAAGAATCTAGAACCACCACAGCAAGCCAAGGACGGTGGGTGACCATAGGAGGCATTTAGGGACCAGAAAAAGTGGTTTTCCAAAAAGCAGAACACTCAGGGATATAAAGTTTCCAAGACAGGACATTTGAATATGGAGCTGATGTCCTGCAATAACCAAT comes from Rana temporaria chromosome 2, aRanTem1.1, whole genome shotgun sequence and encodes:
- the LOC120928751 gene encoding olfactory receptor 52K2-like, which codes for MEGVTTNETITSHTEFVLFGFPGFIKNRKLLIIPFTVIYIIIMVANLFVIHRIFVIPSLHSPMYFLISLLLTINVTYTASILPKFLVGLTFDWNQITLAGCLIQIFYISFMSLFESGVMLSMALDRFIAVCRPLRYNDIMTSSFLVQLSVAGIARSTLFISPMVILTASVRFCRSNIILNFVCENAGLLSLACGDTSKPQAVGLMVRILVTVTDVSLILLSYSCILYTALKIAVGKARRKALNTCGAHLTVAMIIYLTALISSVIPRVQTHMTPDVQNIISAIYHMTPVSLNAFVYGLGVKEIRRSFTKSRKNKTMSR